One Rhododendron vialii isolate Sample 1 chromosome 2a, ASM3025357v1 genomic region harbors:
- the LOC131318055 gene encoding F-box/kelch-repeat protein At3g23880-like has product MATESSSSCQEPETTSQTHLPTEDSLLLPDLLPELIVEILSRLPVKSLLRFRCVSKSWRSLISRPEFAKTHLSLASMGTDYTHHHRLILSYPYPHTDVKSCSLYSILNEQCDTAVDLDFPSKVSNHRGTIVGCCDGLVCVASDREVFIWNPSTRKSKRLPDVEIPSPYHYIAMHGFGYDESIDDYKVAVFSCDANNYNRGFEAEGKVYSLRTNSWRRIGGFPRCLHMDVSGTYLNRALHWIVSRESDAIIISLDLAEETYGEVLLPDYGDGHLCRSFLDVLNGCLRIVCAYHEYVDVWVLKEYGIRESWTKLVVIPRAIPRATHPLGRHYPTPVCILKNDEVLVNVYTHLVRYNPKDGTSIHLLIRNCSEQFIVYPYIESLVSPDIDVDSGIQWQHQYSREQR; this is encoded by the coding sequence ATGGCGACCGAAAGCAGCTCCTCCTGTCAAGAACCCGAAACGACCTCTCAAACCCATCTTCCCACAGAAGATTCTCTCTTACTGCCGGATCTCCTGCCGGAATTAATCGTCGAAATACTGTCGCGGCTTCCCGTCAAGTCTCTGTTGCGATTCAGGTGCGTTTCTAAATCCTGGCGTTCTTTGATTTCTCGACCCGAATTCGCGAAAACCCATCTCAGTTTAGCATCAATGGGCACTGATTATACCCACCACCATAGACTCATCCTAAGCTATCCGTATCCCCATACTGATGTCAAGTCATGCTCTCTTTACTCTATTTTGAATGAGCAATGTGATACTGCTGTTGACCTTGATTTCCCTTCGAAAGTATCTAATCATCGAGGAACGATTGTGGGTTGCTGTGATGGTTTAGTGTGCGTTGCAAGTGATAGGGAAGTATTTATATGGAACCCGTCTACTAGGAAATCCAAGAGATTGCCAGATGTTGAAATTCCGTCCCCATACCATTACATCGCGATGCATGGTTTTGGCTATGATGAGTCTATTGATGATTACAAGGTGGCGGTATTTTCTTGTGATGCTAATAATTATAATAGGGGTTTTGAGGCTGAAGGGAAGGTGTATTCATTAAGGACTAATTCGTGGAGGAGGATTGGAGGCTTTCCTCGCTGTCTTCATATGGATGTATCAGGGACATATTTGAACAGGGCCCTCCATTGGATTGTGAGTAGGGAGTCCGATGCTATTATTATTTCTCTTGATTTGGCGGAGGAGACTTATGGAGAGGTTTTGCTGCCTGATTATGGAGATGGTCATTTGTGTAGGAGCTTCTTGGATGTTTTAAATGGATGCCTCCGTATAGTATGTGCCTATCATGAGTACGTTGATGTATGGGTGTTGAAGGAATACGGTATTCGAGAGTCTTGGACCAAGTTGGTTGTGATACCTCGTGCAATACCTCGTGCGACCCATCCGTTGGGTCGTCATTACCCCACACCAGTCTGCATTTTAAAGAATGATGAAGTTTTAGTGAACGTTTATACACATTTAGTTCGGTACAATCCCAAAGATGGCACATCTATTCATCTTCTGATTCGTAATTGTTCAGAGCAGTTTATTGTCTATCCCTACATTGAGAGCCTAGTCTCGCCAGACATTGATGTTGACAGTGGAATTCAGTGGCAGCACCAGTACTCAAGGGAACAACGGTAA